The genomic region GGAGCGGTGGGATCTGATGGCTAATCGCGACTATGTCATAAATCCGCCTAGGACGATAAAGGACGAGATTGACTGGCTCAAGACGACGCGGGTTGACGAGCAGACACGGTGATTGCCTGGCAATGACAGCGGGGCTCGGGGGTGCATGTTGCCCTTGCAAGTGGCCTCGTGCTCATCCCTCCTGACAGGCCGGACTCGCTCCCTACGTCCCTTGTGATCCCTATCGCGTCGTTGGTGACGGCGAAGGTGCCGGATGGCTCTTCGGCGCCTACAATCGACCCGTCATCATCCGATGGGAGGTTGCCAATGGGCGAAAGCACGAGCCGTTGTTTGGAGGGCCGCGCCACCGCGGGCCTGCGCGTCATATGCGCCGCAGACTTCCACGGGGCGCGCCTCGCTTGTGATATTGCCGTCAAGGATCTGACATCCGCAGGCGTACCCTGCACCCGGGTGTTCCCGACCGCCGATCGGGCAAAGGCCGCGCGCCGTCGACTCGCTGACGAGAGCGCGACGGCCGAAGGGGAGCGGATCATCCCAACGCTCGGCGTGGGCGTCACGACGCTGCCTGCCTGGGCTCGGGAGCGCTGGACGCTGTTCGGCGACGGGCGGTGCCTCGTCTCGTCGGGGCAACGCCGGGCTCTCGTCTCCCGCGCTGTCGAGCGCGCAGCCCTCGCCCCCGCCGTCGGCAGTAGCGCGCTTGACCTCACGGCCCCCGGCCTCGTCGGCTGTCTCGAGTCACTTGTACGCTCCGCTTCCGGCCTTCCTGCTCTCGTTGATTCCAGGGCCGCCCTTCCCGAGGGCTTGAGCGGCGCCCAACTCGGGCTGGTGGACCTCGCCCGCTCATATCTGGCGTCTCTCCCCGACGCCGGCCTCGTCGAACCCGGCACGGCGGCCGCCCTCCTTCCCGGCCTCATGGGCTCTCTCGGCTGGGAACACCTCGTGCTCGAGGGCATCGGCGAGATGGACCCCGCCCTGTGTGGCCTTCTTGCCCAGGTTGCGGTGCATGCCGGCGTCACGATTGCCGTCCATGCCGACGCGCGAGCGGTGCGCGCTGCCTGCGAGGCCACATCCCCTTGCGGCGTGGACGATGCTGTTGCCGATGATCCCGTCCGTGCTTATACCGTGCGCCTTGTGGCGGGCCTCGCGCGCCGATGCCGCGATGCGGGCGCGTCCCTCTCTGTCGAGGAGGCCCCCGCAAGCGCTCGGCATGACGCTCCCCGTGCCCCGGAGCTCGACGGTCTTGCGAGCCGCCTCTTCAAGGCGAGCGGGCCGGCTGTGGCCCCGCTTGAGCCTACGGGTGCCGTGCGCTTCCTCTTGCCGGCGGGCCGCTACGCCGAACCTACCGCCCTCGCCGAGGAGATCATCCGCCTCCGTGACGAGTGGGGCATCGCACCCAGTGATGTGATTCTTACAAGCAGGGATCCCCTGGCGACCGCTTCGAGCCTGGCGGGCCGTCTTGTGGATGCCGGCGTGTCATGCTGGGCGCGCGGGATGGTGCCGCTCGCCCTGACGCAGGTGGGGCGTGCCCTGATGGGCCTCGCCCGTCTCGCCGATGCTGAGGTGGCTCCCGCGGAGGATCCCATGGAGCGGGCAAAGCAGGCCCGTCCCGACCTGCGGCCCATCGCAAGCGATCTGGCGCTAAACCCCCTGCTGGGCGTTGGAAGCCCAAGGGCGGAGGGCGAAAAGCCGCAGAACATGCGCCAGCTCGACCGCCAGTGGCGGCAACGCCGAGTCACGAGCGCTTCTGACTTGCTGGATGACCTCGCTGCCGCGTCGCCGAACGTTGCGGGGCCAGCCGTCACGGCCGTGCGTGCGGGGGATCTTCTCAAGGCGACGCAGGCCCTGCACCAGACCAGGCCCCACGGCACCCCCGACGACGCCTGGCTCTGCGAGAGCGCCGCGCTCAAGCTCGCGAAGGGCCTCCTCGAAGCGGCGGGGGTAGGCGCCGGCGAGTCGAATGCTCCTGCGGGTTCTCGAAGCCATGCCGCCATGTCTCGCTCCCTCGTTGACCAGCTCACCGGCCTCTTCCAGGGCGCCTGTGTGCCCTGCTCGCGCCTATACGCCCCGCAGCCCACGGTGCCCGAAACGCCCAAGGGCTCCGCTGAGTCTCCTGCTTCCCAGGATCCCTCGTCGCTCCTGCGCATCGTGCGTCTCGCTGACGCGGAGGGGATGCGAGCCCGCGCCGTCATCGTCGCGGATCTCACGGCGGAAGCCTACCCGCTCTCCGAGCGCGACGACGTCGTGTCTCGCCTGCTTGATGCTCTAGGCGTCGGCTCCGGTGCCAGTGCGGCCGATCGGCTTCGCCACGAGTTTGCCGGCTCTGTCGAAGCGGCGGG from Coriobacteriia bacterium harbors:
- a CDS encoding PD-(D/E)XK nuclease family protein — encoded protein: MGESTSRCLEGRATAGLRVICAADFHGARLACDIAVKDLTSAGVPCTRVFPTADRAKAARRRLADESATAEGERIIPTLGVGVTTLPAWARERWTLFGDGRCLVSSGQRRALVSRAVERAALAPAVGSSALDLTAPGLVGCLESLVRSASGLPALVDSRAALPEGLSGAQLGLVDLARSYLASLPDAGLVEPGTAAALLPGLMGSLGWEHLVLEGIGEMDPALCGLLAQVAVHAGVTIAVHADARAVRAACEATSPCGVDDAVADDPVRAYTVRLVAGLARRCRDAGASLSVEEAPASARHDAPRAPELDGLASRLFKASGPAVAPLEPTGAVRFLLPAGRYAEPTALAEEIIRLRDEWGIAPSDVILTSRDPLATASSLAGRLVDAGVSCWARGMVPLALTQVGRALMGLARLADAEVAPAEDPMERAKQARPDLRPIASDLALNPLLGVGSPRAEGEKPQNMRQLDRQWRQRRVTSASDLLDDLAAASPNVAGPAVTAVRAGDLLKATQALHQTRPHGTPDDAWLCESAALKLAKGLLEAAGVGAGESNAPAGSRSHAAMSRSLVDQLTGLFQGACVPCSRLYAPQPTVPETPKGSAESPASQDPSSLLRIVRLADAEGMRARAVIVADLTAEAYPLSERDDVVSRLLDALGVGSGASAADRLRHEFAGSVEAAGEILVLERRLHGVDAEDLRPSALFEDAVDCYRPDVTDLDDLDKGTGLPKDGSLPCDGVPGEDSFSKLIEPATPRPSEVVEFDAPELLTGTAASTEPLLSENPDLGEPALSPTALEKYISCPARWFFEKNLPSTEGIDAQFDARVAGTFCHEVLQRVHERMRDEGMPRLTPSTTPDEYDLVDRLVEECFHGARREFAQAALADRSGDGLLMPSDCLVAIDEAEERSFARYLRQLKSCVRRDKWIPEGFAPRAFEQKIGFSADETPVYYAGVRLRGKIDRIDVDNRGRALVIDYKGTIAPGDYSPKPDGKGDVRSAVVLPALCQLGVSGADEGGEVADPLPFHSQALIYASALRSLGYEPVGALYMTYKKLGDKNLAFAGFIDESQRDILLKSAKSADLNAGLYVPPYPEGSPERDAFGASGWDALLKYTEGQAAEAVGRMRDGDIGPRPRFGAKSCKNCPLAATCVQRVM